The Avibacterium sp. 20-132 genome segment AGTTGGCGATTTTCTACTGGTAGAAAAATATGCTTACGGCATTAAAGATCCTGTTTTTCAAAACACCTTGATTGAAACAGGCAAGCCACAACGTGGTGATATTATCGTGTTTAAAGCCCCGCCAGAGCCGAGCGTAGATTACATTAAACGCATTGTTGGCATTCCCGGGGATCGCATTAAATATAATGAAGTCGATCGCCATATCACAATTACTTATGGCAAAGATGGCAAAGAATGTACAGAAAATTGTGTAACAAAAGAATTTACCTATAACGAACCGCAGCCCGATACAGATTTCAACATTATTATTGGGCAAGACCGTCAAGGTAAACCGATATATAGCGATATGCATCCATTGAAAGTAACCGAAACAGGCGATGTTACACATCAAATTCATTGGGATCCACAGCCACCGAATGCGACTTATTTATATCAAGGCTATGACAAGCAACAAAATTACATTACCGAATGGGTTGTGCCACAAGGCGAATATTTTGTAATGGGAGATAACCGTAATCACAGTGCAGACAGCCGTTTTTGGGGTTTTGTGCCAGAAAAAAATATTGTAGGCAAGGCGAAATATATTTGGTTAAGCCTTGATAAAAAACAAGGCGAATGGCCAACAGGTCTGCGTTTTGACAGAATGTTTAGCACAATTAAATAAAAAATTGAATAATCAACACAATGACAAAAAACTTAGATCGCTTACAGCGTAACATCGGCTATCAATTCCAAGATATCAATTGGCTCAAACAAGCACTAACTCACCGAAGTGCCGCAAAAAACCATAATGAACGCTTGGAATTTTTAGGTGATGCAATTTTGAACTACACTATCGCCAATGCTTTATATCAACAGTTTCCTCAATGCAATGAAGGCGAACTCACACGTATGCGTGCAACTCTTGTGCGTGAACCAACGTTGGCTCAACTCGCCAAAGAATTTGAATTAGGCGAGTATATGCTATTAGGCTCTGGCGAGTTAAAAAGCGGCGGTTTTCGTCGAGCCTCTATCCTTGCTGATTGTATGGAAGCGATTATTGGGGCAATTTCACTCGATCGCGATCTTGCCACAAGCACCGAAGTAACACATTTATGGTATCAACGATTATTACGCGAGATTAAGCCGGGTGAAAATCAGAAAGATCCAAAAACTCGCTTACAAGAATATTTGCAAGCAGATCATCTGCCACTTCCTAGCTACAATGTCGTCAATATCAGAGGTGAAGCACATAATCAAACTTTCACCGTTGAATGCCGTGTGGAAAACGTAAAAAAAATTGACCGCACTTTTATTGGCGTTGGTTCTAGCCGTCGCAAAGCCGAACAAGCTGCCGCACAACAAATCTTAAAAATATTGGATATAAAATGACACAAACAACAGAACATCAGCACGAACATCCCACTTATTGTGGATTTATTGCTATCGTAGGGCGTCCAAATGTTGGAAAATCAACCTTATTAAATAAAATCTTAGGGCAAAAGATTTCCATTACTTCAAGAAAAGCACAAACAACACGTCATCGTATTGTGGGAATTCACACTGAAGGCGCTTATCAAGCTATCTATGTTGATACCCCCGGATTACATATTGAAGAAAAACGTGCAATTAACCGCTTAATGAACCGAGCAGCAAGCAGTGCAATTGGCGATGTGGATTTAATTATCTTTGTGGTAGATGGCACGCACTGGAACGACGATGATGAAATGGTATTGAATAAACTTCGCCGAGCTAAAGCGCCAGTGGTGTTAGCGATAAACAAAATTGACAACATCAAAGATAAAGAAGCCTTGTTGCCTTTCATTACAGAAATCAGCCAAAAATTTGACTTTAAAGCCATTATTCCTATTTCTGCACAACGTGGCAATAACGTACAAGAACTAGAGAAAATTGTACGCCAATCATTACGTCAAGGAGTTCATCACTTCCCTGAAGATTACGTTACCGACCGCTCGCAACGCTTTATGGCATCAGAAATCATTCGTGAAAAATTAATGCGCTTTATGGGCGAAGAACTTCCTTATTCGGTTACAGTAGAAATTGAACAATTCAAAACAAATGAACGTGGCACTTATGAAATCAATGGACTCATCCTCGTTGAGCGAGAAGGTCAGAAAAAAATGGTGATTGGAAATAAGGGACAAAAAATCAAAGTCATTGGCACAGAAGCGCGTGCTGATATGGAACGTTTATTTGACAACAAAGTGCATCTAGAACTTTGGGTGAAAGTAAAATCCGGCTGGGCTGATGATGAAAGAGCATTGCGTAGTCTAGGATATATGGAAGAGTAAGTTAAAATATAAAATTTTCCCTTATATATGACTTTTCTTTTTCCTCTGCACCAAGATCATAATCCACATCTAACTGATGTGGATTTTCAGCTTTCCCACAATCCTATAAACATTAAACGCTAAATACTGCTCATCCACTAATAATGGCTTATTTATCACTTTAGCCATCAGACTACTCATTCATTATAGTCGTTTAAAATGAAAATAACACAAGGCAACAATAACAACGGTGTACAAGTAATACATAAGGGATCTGATAAGACCGTATTATTTTTTATTTGAAATGGCTATATATAGCGGGAAATATAGGGAATATTTTTCTTTGTATCGTTCTATTGTGTTGATTCCATACACATTACATACACTTTTAATATTTGGCAAAAGTTAGCTATAAGAAAAAGGCTTGCACTTGGCAAGCCTTGAAAAGATTATAGATTATTTAACCGCACTTGGATTAAATCTGTTTCCACTGGGCTGGCATTTTTTAGCCCTTGTTCAAAACTGGCTTTGGCGTTTTGTTTATCGCCTTTAGCGAGTTGAATATCCCCTTTTAATAAGAAAGCTGCGCTGTTCCACGCCTCTCCTTTAATGAGATCAAGCGAGGCTAACGCATTATCGAATTGCTGTTGTTGGAATTGTACTGCCGCCAAACGTAATGCACTCACAGAACGCAAAATGTCATCATTGGCATTAGTTACCGCTTGTTTTAATAAATTTTCTGCTTGAGCATAATCCTGTTTTTGCACAGAAACATTTGCTGCATCCAATAAAGCAAACACGGCATAAGCGGTTTTATCATTACTTTGTGCAAATTGTTCTACACTATCCACGTTCACTTTATCTGCTTGGAATTGGCTGGCAAGTTGCTCATATTGCACTGAAC includes the following:
- the era gene encoding GTPase Era, coding for MTQTTEHQHEHPTYCGFIAIVGRPNVGKSTLLNKILGQKISITSRKAQTTRHRIVGIHTEGAYQAIYVDTPGLHIEEKRAINRLMNRAASSAIGDVDLIIFVVDGTHWNDDDEMVLNKLRRAKAPVVLAINKIDNIKDKEALLPFITEISQKFDFKAIIPISAQRGNNVQELEKIVRQSLRQGVHHFPEDYVTDRSQRFMASEIIREKLMRFMGEELPYSVTVEIEQFKTNERGTYEINGLILVEREGQKKMVIGNKGQKIKVIGTEARADMERLFDNKVHLELWVKVKSGWADDERALRSLGYMEE
- the lepB gene encoding signal peptidase I, with the translated sequence MSKSNLFFVLLVAVGYGIWRYLEHLALPNTFTIVLILFTAVCGILWCYYRFAVLPKRHRQITRAEQRSGKPLTEEEKASIEPISEGGEFLASLFPVLAFVLILRSFLFEPFQIPSGSMEPTLRVGDFLLVEKYAYGIKDPVFQNTLIETGKPQRGDIIVFKAPPEPSVDYIKRIVGIPGDRIKYNEVDRHITITYGKDGKECTENCVTKEFTYNEPQPDTDFNIIIGQDRQGKPIYSDMHPLKVTETGDVTHQIHWDPQPPNATYLYQGYDKQQNYITEWVVPQGEYFVMGDNRNHSADSRFWGFVPEKNIVGKAKYIWLSLDKKQGEWPTGLRFDRMFSTIK
- a CDS encoding YfgM family protein: MAYTIEEEQELNEIKNWWKENGKLAVAIFVLTLAGVFGWRYWQSHQIAQNQQRSVQYEQLASQFQADKVNVDSVEQFAQSNDKTAYAVFALLDAANVSVQKQDYAQAENLLKQAVTNANDDILRSVSALRLAAVQFQQQQFDNALASLDLIKGEAWNSAAFLLKGDIQLAKGDKQNAKASFEQGLKNASPVETDLIQVRLNNL
- the rnc gene encoding ribonuclease III, whose protein sequence is MTKNLDRLQRNIGYQFQDINWLKQALTHRSAAKNHNERLEFLGDAILNYTIANALYQQFPQCNEGELTRMRATLVREPTLAQLAKEFELGEYMLLGSGELKSGGFRRASILADCMEAIIGAISLDRDLATSTEVTHLWYQRLLREIKPGENQKDPKTRLQEYLQADHLPLPSYNVVNIRGEAHNQTFTVECRVENVKKIDRTFIGVGSSRRKAEQAAAQQILKILDIK